A window of Phacochoerus africanus isolate WHEZ1 chromosome 11, ROS_Pafr_v1, whole genome shotgun sequence genomic DNA:
GCTTGGGCTCAGGGGTGGGCCGTGAGGCGTGGGCGTGGTTGGAGCCTGAATCCAGGGTGTCTAGTGCGACAACCGCCAGAGCTGCGGAGAGCGCTAAGCTGGGCGGACGTGGGGTCCTTCTCTGCCCCAGCGTAGCAAAGCCTACCAATGCTTTCTCGTTTGGACCCCGACTCCAATTTGGGAGGTGAGAACATTGTATTTTACGTAGGGGGTTGGGAGCGGCTTGGGTTAACCGTGACCGTGGGTATGTTGTTAGGCATATGGAATTAGATACTAAAGATCAATCGATTACGTGATGcaaattttcttccaaaaaaaccACTTCTATGGCTACTGCGACTTGGCCCGCATGCTGGTGACTAGGTTGTCTCCGGAATGAGATCTTTGAGGTCTAAGGACCCCGGGGGAGTAGAGAAAACTACGTATTACTGCAATTTCAGTGAATGTTAAAGAATTTCAGTGGCATCGATTTTTCTGTCGTCTGCGCCGGATTGCGTACATTTCTTATCTCATTTGGTATGTTTATGGCAACAAGTTTTATTTATCAAGTTCCTCGTGTTGCTTATTTagcaagaagagaggaaaacagtTGTAGTAAATTACTTCACAAGAGTAACTTATTCATTTCCCCCCTCAGCAGCTTGGTAGCTGTATCCCCtaggaagaaaaccaaagcagTAAGAAGAAAGCATTTGAATTTGGAACACTTCTTTGCAGCTGGAAATGGGGAATGGACTGTCAGACCAGACTTCTATCCTGTCCAGCCTGCCTTCCTTTCAGTCCTTCCACATCGTCATTCTGGGTTTGGACTGTGCTGGAAAGACAACTGTATTGTACAGGCTTCAGTTCAATGAGTTTGTAAATACTGTACCTACCAAAGGATTTAACACTGAAAAAATTAAGGTAACTTTGGGAAATTCTAAAACAGTCACTTTTCACTTCTGGGATGTAGGTGGTCAGGAGAAATTAAGGCCACTGTGGAAATCATACACCAGATGCACAGATGGCATTGTGTTTGTTGTGGACTCTGTTGATGTTGAAAGGATGGAAGAAGCCAAAACTGAACTTCATAAAATAACTAGGATATCAGAAAATCAAGGAGTCCCTGTGCTTATAGTAGCTAACAAGCAAGACCTGAGGAACTCATTGTCTCTCTCAGAAATTGAGAAATTATTAGCAATGGGTGAACTAAGCTCCTCAACTCCCTGGCATTTGCAGCCCACCTGTGCAATCATAGGCGATGGACTAAAGGAAGGACTTGAGAAACTACACGATATgataattaaaagaagaaaaatgttgcggcaacagaaaaagaagagatgaacCACGATACCTTTTCTATTTGTGTGGAGTAGGTTTTCTCCTTCTGATTTTGACAAATGGAAGAGTGTCTACAGCCTGGTTTGCCTGCCTGCCCTCCTGGATGCTGTTAAAGCTTTGTTTTGTTGAACAATCAGATGTTCAAATCTACTGCCTTGTGGAAGATGAGTAAATGCAGTGCTTCTTCAAATGGTCTCTTCTCCCTACCCCACAAGTCTTTTGGTACTACCATTTTGGGAAGCCAAGCAAGGATAGGAAATTGACCAGAAAACAGTTGTGGAAATTTGACCTGAAGTTAGTGAAATAA
This region includes:
- the ARL4A gene encoding ADP-ribosylation factor-like protein 4A, which translates into the protein MGNGLSDQTSILSSLPSFQSFHIVILGLDCAGKTTVLYRLQFNEFVNTVPTKGFNTEKIKVTLGNSKTVTFHFWDVGGQEKLRPLWKSYTRCTDGIVFVVDSVDVERMEEAKTELHKITRISENQGVPVLIVANKQDLRNSLSLSEIEKLLAMGELSSSTPWHLQPTCAIIGDGLKEGLEKLHDMIIKRRKMLRQQKKKR